One Phocaeicola dorei genomic region harbors:
- a CDS encoding TlpA family protein disulfide reductase yields MKKLTIMMATAALCCCLGSCNSGTKQELANTVHLKGQLLDMGSQNVRMRFDGAASMLGDSRDILLKTDASGHFDTTFVLKEPTYYTISRNTLYLTPGDDMTIKVTQTNTEAEFSGIGAEANNYMKFRLFPKGGSYLEAGGNLRGDFVSTKALVDSLAAIRMHTLDTLSNVSDAFKKLETARIKADIINSYICYASYSRMFAGVKNEEEMRAKWNEFNVSLTQDVTPLYKEIMNEDMLNVAVVRDVLSYQEDSTLASLWFKDISIPARTTELYACAKIVDNLRNEASEQTVNEAKAFLQTVKNADFVTEIEGKIVQASKLLPGQPAIDFEMLDVEGNVKHLADFRGKVIYIDLWATWCGPCIQESPAFEALGKKYAGKDIVFLPVSTDTTTKPWLRYLDGHKKELTQYHSNDVALKESWAIMYIPRFILIDKDFNIVNAYAPRPSSEEIGTLIDSVLNK; encoded by the coding sequence ATGAAAAAATTAACGATTATGATGGCAACAGCAGCATTATGCTGTTGCCTGGGTTCCTGCAACAGTGGAACTAAGCAAGAATTGGCGAATACTGTTCATTTGAAAGGTCAGTTGCTTGATATGGGTAGCCAGAATGTGCGTATGAGATTTGACGGAGCGGCATCTATGCTAGGCGATAGCCGGGATATTTTGTTGAAAACGGATGCTTCCGGTCATTTTGATACTACTTTTGTACTTAAAGAACCGACATATTATACTATCAGCCGCAACACATTGTATCTTACTCCAGGAGATGACATGACTATCAAAGTAACTCAGACAAATACAGAAGCGGAATTCTCGGGAATCGGAGCCGAAGCCAATAATTACATGAAGTTCCGTCTTTTCCCGAAAGGAGGTTCTTATCTGGAAGCCGGTGGTAACTTGCGTGGAGATTTTGTATCCACTAAAGCGTTGGTTGACAGCTTGGCCGCTATACGTATGCATACATTGGATACGTTAAGTAATGTGTCTGATGCATTTAAAAAGCTGGAAACAGCACGGATCAAAGCGGATATTATTAATAGTTATATCTGTTATGCAAGTTATTCAAGGATGTTTGCCGGAGTGAAGAATGAAGAAGAGATGCGGGCTAAATGGAATGAATTTAATGTTTCATTAACTCAGGATGTAACTCCGCTATATAAGGAGATTATGAATGAAGATATGCTGAATGTAGCTGTGGTGCGCGATGTTTTGTCTTATCAGGAAGATTCTACATTAGCTTCTCTTTGGTTTAAAGATATTTCCATTCCTGCGCGTACTACGGAATTATATGCTTGTGCTAAAATAGTTGATAATCTGAGAAATGAAGCTTCTGAACAGACTGTGAATGAGGCGAAGGCATTTTTGCAAACAGTGAAGAATGCTGATTTCGTGACAGAAATTGAAGGAAAGATTGTTCAAGCTTCCAAGTTGCTTCCCGGACAACCTGCCATTGATTTTGAGATGTTGGATGTGGAAGGCAATGTGAAGCATCTTGCAGATTTTAGGGGTAAGGTGATTTATATTGATTTATGGGCAACTTGGTGTGGTCCTTGCATTCAGGAATCTCCGGCATTTGAGGCTTTAGGTAAGAAATATGCGGGTAAGGATATTGTTTTTCTTCCGGTTTCTACAGATACTACAACGAAACCTTGGTTAAGGTACTTGGATGGACATAAGAAAGAATTGACTCAATATCATTCCAATGATGTTGCTTTAAAAGAAAGTTGGGCTATCATGTATATTCCTCGTTTTATTTTGATTGACAAGGATTTCAATATTGTGAATGCATACGCTCCACGTCCGTCAAGTGAAGAGATTGGTACTTTGATTGATTCTGTTCTTAATAAATAG
- a CDS encoding SusC/RagA family TonB-linked outer membrane protein, with amino-acid sequence MSTKLLSETICRKGLMVKCFVALIVFCCSVGEAFAQTDTKVTINVNNVLIRTALDQLQREAKIHFVYDEENIDSGKRVSLFYTKTSLNAVLDDFCKQTSLRYEVKRNLILILPSKVEKTTGKHEPFYMTGVVMDETGESIIGATIMIGGTSQGTVTDIDGRYSLRVTPGDLVSFTFVGMADKVVKVQAGKKVVNVKMETNATALADVVVTGYQTLSKERATGSYSVISEKSTKGKLETDVLSRIEGLVAGINKTSSNSNDVVIRGITTYMGNTKPLYVVDGMPYEGDLASINPTDVQNITVLKDAAASSIYGARAANGVIVITTKRGQEGKTKVSYNGSIKLSPKPDFDYLNLMSSSELVDMQIEGFDYYHTAYENLNKRQAVNPVVSLLYQHERGQLTDGQLADALLPYRTNDNRKQIEDEFARVGIVHQHNLAISGGSNKNRYMATVNYMGDYGNQKYQSKDRIGFSLKDDVDFFDWLSADFGVTGSFYRSKGDNGAGSYSSLMSSYPSYYMLRDLQGNPLDFQRTKSDYELQRLQSIGLMDETYSPIKNRAEESYHNNSNYYRLHAGLKFKILEGLNIDLKYQTEGTYDKNRTLYSNMSYKVRNMINDAAQYDAATGSLTLNVPKGGQLDESRYESYSYTMRAQVNFNRILGKHAISALGGAERRLVRRTGAQNYYMGYDDNSLGVKPINPLVMSPINGTEALLGSFNWVYGEYNALTHTEDRYVSFYANGSYTFDERYSLTGSIRIDQSNLFGTDPKYQYRPLWSVGGSWQIANEPFMEDCTWLNRLNLRMTYGVGGNVPKNAGPYMTVVDSGYNDWVGDFGSYIKNPPNSQLRWEKTASTNVGLDFSVFNSRLSGSIDYYYKKTTDLLGNRNADPTLGWASLLQNYGSMFNRGVELSLQSVNIQNKNFTWGTNLMFSYNKNELTNLEGTKETVFYYSAYNVAAVGYPINSVFSYRYAGLNPTNGNVLVYNKEGEKVSKVSSIDDMVYSGTRTPKYTASLKNFFSYRDFDFSFMFVYYGGHVLRDVVAGYMGGAPSANLTRKALNHWRKPGDENIPGVAPSFNRNIYYTDAQTWYSADIHVKKADYIKLRDISLSYNLPKNWLRKYFIESAAVTCQISNVWWWAANGDIDPEAYTTSGYGWGALTLPNPTTYTIGLSLNF; translated from the coding sequence ATGAGTACAAAACTTTTGAGCGAAACTATCTGTCGCAAAGGCCTCATGGTGAAATGCTTTGTTGCATTGATAGTATTTTGTTGTTCGGTGGGTGAAGCATTTGCCCAAACGGATACTAAAGTGACTATCAATGTGAACAATGTTTTAATCAGAACAGCCTTGGATCAACTGCAAAGGGAAGCAAAGATCCATTTTGTTTACGATGAAGAAAATATTGATTCAGGAAAACGGGTAAGTTTATTTTACACCAAAACTTCTTTGAATGCGGTTTTGGACGATTTTTGTAAACAGACTTCATTACGATATGAAGTAAAAAGAAATTTGATTCTTATTTTACCTTCAAAGGTTGAGAAAACAACCGGAAAACATGAACCCTTTTATATGACAGGTGTGGTTATGGATGAAACCGGAGAAAGTATTATTGGAGCTACCATTATGATTGGAGGTACAAGTCAGGGTACTGTAACCGATATAGATGGTCGGTATAGTTTGCGGGTTACTCCTGGTGATTTAGTGTCATTTACTTTTGTTGGAATGGCAGATAAAGTAGTCAAGGTACAAGCTGGTAAGAAAGTGGTGAATGTGAAAATGGAAACTAATGCCACTGCACTGGCGGATGTTGTAGTAACTGGCTATCAGACTTTGTCCAAAGAACGAGCAACAGGATCTTATTCTGTGATTTCAGAGAAAAGTACGAAGGGTAAACTGGAAACGGATGTGTTGTCACGTATTGAAGGATTGGTAGCAGGTATAAATAAAACTTCAAGCAACAGTAATGATGTTGTTATTCGTGGTATTACTACTTATATGGGAAATACAAAGCCATTGTATGTGGTTGATGGTATGCCTTATGAAGGTGATTTAGCATCAATAAATCCTACAGATGTACAAAATATAACAGTATTGAAGGATGCTGCTGCAAGTTCTATTTATGGTGCCCGTGCGGCTAATGGTGTAATTGTTATTACAACTAAACGTGGACAGGAAGGTAAAACTAAAGTAAGTTATAATGGTAGTATTAAGTTGTCTCCAAAACCGGATTTTGATTATTTGAATTTGATGAGTAGTTCCGAGCTGGTAGATATGCAGATTGAGGGGTTTGATTATTATCATACGGCTTATGAGAATTTGAATAAGCGTCAAGCTGTAAATCCGGTAGTTAGCTTATTGTATCAGCATGAACGAGGTCAACTGACAGATGGTCAATTGGCAGATGCTCTGTTACCTTATCGTACAAATGATAATCGTAAACAAATAGAAGATGAATTTGCGCGTGTAGGTATTGTTCATCAGCATAATTTAGCTATTTCTGGTGGATCTAATAAAAATCGATACATGGCTACTGTTAATTATATGGGTGATTATGGTAATCAAAAGTATCAAAGTAAAGATCGTATTGGATTTAGCCTAAAAGATGATGTGGATTTTTTTGATTGGTTATCGGCTGATTTTGGAGTTACAGGAAGCTTTTATCGTTCAAAGGGTGATAATGGAGCAGGTAGTTATAGCAGCTTGATGAGTAGTTATCCTAGTTATTATATGTTAAGGGATTTACAGGGAAATCCACTAGATTTTCAACGTACTAAATCAGATTATGAATTGCAACGTTTGCAAAGTATAGGTTTGATGGATGAAACATATAGTCCGATAAAGAATCGTGCAGAAGAAAGCTATCATAATAATTCCAATTATTATCGTTTGCATGCAGGATTGAAATTTAAAATTCTAGAAGGTCTTAATATTGATTTAAAATATCAGACAGAAGGGACTTATGATAAAAATCGTACTTTATATAGTAATATGTCATATAAAGTGCGTAATATGATAAATGATGCAGCTCAATATGATGCGGCAACAGGAAGCCTTACACTGAATGTCCCTAAAGGTGGCCAATTGGATGAAAGTCGTTATGAATCTTATTCGTATACAATGCGTGCTCAGGTGAACTTTAATCGTATATTGGGAAAACATGCTATATCTGCGTTGGGTGGTGCTGAACGTCGGTTGGTGCGTCGTACTGGTGCGCAGAATTATTATATGGGATATGATGATAATAGTTTGGGAGTAAAACCTATAAATCCGTTAGTTATGTCTCCTATTAATGGTACTGAAGCTTTGTTGGGGTCGTTTAATTGGGTCTATGGTGAATATAATGCATTGACTCATACAGAAGACCGATATGTTTCTTTTTATGCTAATGGTTCATATACATTTGACGAACGTTATTCATTAACTGGAAGTATTCGTATCGATCAATCTAATTTATTTGGTACTGATCCTAAATATCAGTATCGTCCGTTGTGGTCCGTTGGTGGTAGTTGGCAGATAGCTAATGAGCCTTTTATGGAAGATTGCACGTGGTTGAATCGTTTGAACTTGCGTATGACTTATGGTGTGGGTGGTAATGTTCCTAAAAATGCAGGACCGTATATGACTGTGGTTGATAGCGGATATAATGATTGGGTTGGAGATTTTGGTTCGTATATAAAGAATCCACCCAATTCTCAACTTCGTTGGGAGAAAACGGCTTCTACCAATGTGGGGCTTGATTTTTCTGTATTCAATTCTCGTTTAAGCGGTAGTATTGATTATTATTATAAGAAAACGACGGACTTGTTAGGAAATCGTAATGCGGATCCGACTTTAGGTTGGGCAAGTTTATTGCAAAATTATGGCTCGATGTTTAATAGAGGTGTAGAATTGTCATTACAGAGTGTAAATATTCAAAATAAGAATTTTACTTGGGGGACAAATTTAATGTTTAGTTATAATAAAAATGAATTGACTAATTTAGAAGGTACGAAAGAAACGGTTTTTTATTATAGTGCATATAATGTAGCAGCTGTTGGTTACCCTATTAATAGTGTCTTTAGTTATCGTTATGCAGGACTTAATCCGACAAATGGGAATGTGTTGGTGTATAATAAAGAAGGAGAAAAAGTTTCAAAAGTAAGTTCTATTGATGATATGGTGTATTCTGGAACTCGTACTCCAAAGTATACGGCATCATTGAAAAATTTCTTCTCTTATCGTGATTTTGATTTTTCATTTATGTTTGTATATTATGGTGGTCATGTGTTACGTGATGTTGTAGCTGGATATATGGGTGGTGCACCGAGTGCGAATCTTACTCGTAAGGCTTTAAACCATTGGAGGAAACCGGGGGATGAAAATATTCCAGGAGTAGCTCCGTCTTTCAATAGGAATATTTATTATACAGATGCTCAGACATGGTATTCGGCAGACATTCATGTAAAAAAGGCAGATTATATCAAATTGAGAGATATCTCATTGAGTTACAATTTGCCAAAGAATTGGTTGAGGAAATATTTTATAGAATCGGCCGCAGTGACTTGTCAAATTAGTAATGTGTGGTGGTGGGCTGCTAACGGAGATATTGATCCGGAAGCGTATACTACATCGGGGTATGGATGGGGAGCATTGACTCTTCCGAATCCTACTACTTATACAATTGGTTTGTCCCTTAATTTTTAA
- a CDS encoding TlpA disulfide reductase family protein: MIYKKYLLLGVSLCMLNACNESKSVSLEGSLDGIQADSIYLYQVDNEHYGSVKLIKSIAVTDGRFAYPTDSIQVGLYCFSLQNMERGEYLQQYANLFLEPKSMQLTLGKDKYDQLSLHATGSALQEQYEALLEAKYIAGNRTVLDSLDHMFYAAREKGDREEMERIREVSSPYYESASEQTCKLINEEIAKNKGSYFGLYLYYTYRFQNHTFNTVKEIDEARNFIGGFDEVSKQSGIYVKMQEGLDKFAKCATGSVAPAITGIDLKGNSVSLNDFKGKYVLVDFWFAGCSWCRKETPYLLKTYNAFKDKGFTIYGVSTDRREEDWKKAIEEDKSYWNQVLLRKDDVKDVLESYCIVGFPHIILVDPEGKIVAKELRGDDLYNTVKKFVNGAK; encoded by the coding sequence ATGATTTATAAAAAATATCTATTATTAGGCGTTTCTTTATGCATGTTAAATGCTTGCAATGAGTCTAAGTCTGTGTCTTTAGAGGGTAGTCTTGATGGAATACAGGCTGATTCTATCTATTTATATCAAGTGGACAATGAGCATTATGGTAGTGTGAAACTGATTAAATCTATTGCTGTTACCGATGGTAGATTTGCTTATCCCACTGATTCTATACAAGTCGGTCTTTATTGTTTCTCTTTGCAGAATATGGAGCGTGGGGAGTATTTACAGCAATACGCTAATTTGTTTTTGGAACCCAAATCCATGCAGCTTACCTTAGGCAAGGATAAGTATGACCAACTGAGTTTACATGCTACAGGGTCTGCATTGCAGGAGCAATACGAAGCTTTGCTAGAAGCGAAATATATAGCAGGTAATCGTACGGTTCTCGATTCTTTGGATCATATGTTCTATGCGGCTCGTGAAAAAGGAGATCGTGAGGAAATGGAGCGTATCCGGGAGGTTTCCAGTCCTTATTATGAGAGTGCCTCGGAACAGACCTGTAAACTGATAAATGAGGAAATTGCTAAAAATAAAGGCTCATACTTCGGTTTGTATCTTTATTATACCTATCGCTTCCAAAATCATACTTTTAATACAGTTAAAGAGATTGATGAGGCACGTAACTTCATAGGCGGTTTTGATGAGGTGTCCAAGCAAAGTGGTATATATGTAAAAATGCAAGAAGGTTTGGATAAATTTGCTAAGTGTGCTACCGGCAGTGTTGCTCCTGCTATAACAGGAATTGATTTGAAAGGAAATTCTGTCAGTTTGAACGATTTCAAGGGTAAATATGTTCTAGTCGATTTTTGGTTTGCCGGTTGTAGTTGGTGCCGTAAGGAAACTCCTTATCTGTTGAAGACGTACAATGCTTTCAAAGATAAAGGATTTACTATTTATGGTGTGTCTACAGACCGTCGTGAGGAAGATTGGAAAAAGGCTATTGAAGAAGACAAGAGCTATTGGAATCAGGTTCTGTTGCGGAAAGACGATGTGAAGGATGTGTTGGAATCATATTGTATTGTCGGTTTCCCACATATAATTTTAGTAGATCCGGAAGGTAAAATTGTAGCGAAGGAGTTGCGTGGAGATGATCTTTATAATACCGTCAAAAAGTTTGTAAACGGAGCAAAATAA
- a CDS encoding RagB/SusD family nutrient uptake outer membrane protein — translation MKLYKFLLCACLALPIMSCDDYLDIQPKGIVIPEKSEDYERLLNYAQLLKASESYPNFMTDDVFMPYEDDMTGGFVSLELPNQHLYAFNSEIFGEGESDGLWEYSYNRIYYYNVVIDDIMGATQDTEEHKKQLRAEALVGRAFEYLTLVNAYANHYDPSTAATDPGVPLMLDKNINKTNLQRATVQEVYNQIKTDLDEAAPNLPEKPVLNAYRASKPVGYGMLARMYLYMGDYKKALENAVISLQNNSTLMSLFPYKVVDRDKYIGRIDVPDGDENPENIYIRLAPWTFGFSATAYASEELASLYDQERDQRYLLYFTKYLGGIDLDYPLWAPYIYANMAMSTPEMYLIAAECEARIGSKDKAMEYINTLRDSRIIDNVPLVASDNKDALVKVLEERRREMPMLGCTRLIDLKRLNREPEFAKTIVHEVNGVEYKLEPNSPKYILPIPPTVLRFNPDMIPNIR, via the coding sequence ATGAAATTATATAAATTTTTACTTTGTGCATGTTTGGCGTTACCTATAATGTCATGTGATGATTATTTGGATATACAACCTAAAGGGATTGTAATTCCGGAAAAGAGTGAAGACTATGAACGTTTATTGAATTATGCTCAATTGCTAAAAGCTTCAGAATCATATCCTAACTTTATGACAGATGATGTTTTCATGCCTTATGAAGATGATATGACTGGAGGATTTGTTTCTCTGGAGTTGCCGAACCAGCATTTATATGCGTTTAATAGTGAAATCTTTGGAGAAGGAGAGAGTGACGGTCTTTGGGAATACTCCTATAATCGTATTTATTATTATAACGTAGTTATTGATGATATAATGGGAGCTACTCAAGATACTGAAGAACATAAAAAGCAATTGAGGGCTGAAGCATTGGTTGGGCGTGCTTTTGAGTATTTGACTTTGGTTAATGCTTATGCTAATCATTACGATCCGTCGACTGCTGCTACAGATCCTGGCGTTCCATTGATGTTGGATAAAAATATCAATAAAACAAATTTGCAGCGCGCTACAGTGCAGGAAGTATATAATCAAATTAAGACAGATCTGGATGAGGCTGCTCCTAATTTACCGGAAAAACCGGTGTTGAATGCCTATCGTGCATCTAAGCCGGTGGGGTACGGGATGTTGGCACGTATGTATCTTTATATGGGAGATTACAAAAAAGCTTTGGAGAATGCGGTGATCTCATTACAGAATAATTCAACTTTGATGAGTCTTTTCCCGTATAAAGTAGTGGATCGTGATAAATATATTGGTAGGATCGATGTTCCGGATGGAGATGAGAATCCGGAAAATATTTATATTCGTTTGGCTCCATGGACTTTTGGATTTAGTGCTACTGCATATGCTTCTGAAGAATTGGCGTCCTTGTATGATCAGGAAAGGGATCAGCGTTATCTGTTGTATTTTACGAAATATTTAGGTGGAATAGATTTGGATTATCCTCTTTGGGCACCTTATATTTATGCCAACATGGCTATGTCTACTCCGGAAATGTATCTGATAGCAGCAGAGTGTGAAGCTCGTATAGGTAGTAAAGACAAAGCTATGGAATATATTAACACCTTGCGTGATAGTCGTATTATTGATAATGTACCTTTGGTTGCAAGTGATAACAAGGATGCATTGGTTAAAGTCTTGGAGGAAAGAAGACGGGAAATGCCTATGCTTGGCTGTACCCGCTTGATTGACTTGAAACGTTTGAATCGTGAACCTGAATTTGCAAAGACTATTGTGCATGAGGTGAATGGTGTAGAGTACAAATTGGAACCCAATAGTCCTAAATATATTTTGCCTATTCCACCCACTGTACTTCGTTTTAATCCTGATATGATTCCTAACATAAGATAA
- a CDS encoding aldose epimerase family protein produces the protein MNKLFFWVCAVLMTACASHKNDEVLTESGLSKSRFQTEINGEKTDLFILKNKNKMEVCITNYGGRIVSVMVPDKDGIMRDVVLGFDSIQDYIKYPSDFGASIGRYANRINQGRFSLDGIIYQLPQNNYGHCLHGGPQGFQYRVYKGTQMSDREVKLTYLSKDGEEGFPGNLNCTITMKLTDDNAIDIQYEAETDKPTVVNMTNHSYFNLDGDPSKDNSDYLLTLNADYYTPVDSTFMTTGEILPVEGTPMDFRCPTAIGVRINQNFEQLKNGNGIDHNWILNTKGDIQQVCATLESSVTGIVLDVYTDEPGIQVYCGNFLDGTLTGKKNTIYNFRASVCLETQKYPDTPNKADWPTAVLRPGEKYESRCIYKFSVHK, from the coding sequence ATGAATAAGCTGTTCTTTTGGGTATGTGCAGTCCTTATGACTGCATGTGCTTCTCATAAAAATGATGAAGTCTTGACTGAGTCCGGTTTAAGTAAAAGTCGTTTTCAAACGGAGATAAATGGTGAAAAAACTGATCTGTTTATATTGAAGAATAAAAATAAGATGGAAGTTTGTATCACTAACTATGGCGGTCGTATTGTTTCTGTTATGGTTCCTGATAAGGACGGAATAATGAGGGATGTAGTACTGGGCTTTGATTCCATACAGGATTATATCAAATATCCGTCGGATTTTGGAGCAAGTATAGGGCGTTATGCCAACCGTATAAATCAGGGACGTTTTTCATTAGATGGAATAATATATCAGTTACCTCAGAACAATTATGGTCATTGTTTGCATGGAGGCCCTCAAGGGTTCCAGTATCGTGTATATAAAGGTACTCAAATGAGTGATAGGGAAGTGAAGCTGACTTATTTGTCTAAAGACGGTGAAGAAGGGTTTCCCGGAAACTTGAATTGTACAATTACTATGAAATTGACAGATGATAATGCTATTGACATTCAGTATGAGGCAGAAACGGATAAACCGACTGTTGTAAACATGACCAATCATTCTTATTTTAATTTAGATGGAGATCCGTCAAAAGATAATTCTGATTATTTATTGACTTTGAACGCGGATTATTATACTCCTGTAGATAGTACTTTCATGACAACCGGAGAAATTCTTCCTGTTGAGGGTACTCCTATGGATTTCAGATGTCCTACAGCTATAGGTGTTCGTATCAATCAAAACTTTGAACAATTGAAAAACGGAAATGGCATTGACCATAATTGGATACTAAATACTAAAGGGGATATTCAGCAGGTTTGTGCCACATTAGAGTCATCAGTTACGGGTATTGTACTTGATGTTTATACTGACGAGCCGGGTATTCAGGTTTATTGTGGTAATTTTCTAGATGGGACATTGACGGGTAAAAAAAATACAATATATAATTTCCGCGCTTCTGTGTGCTTGGAAACGCAAAAATATCCCGATACACCTAATAAGGCAGACTGGCCTACGGCAGTATTAAGACCTGGAGAAAAATATGAAAGCCGCTGTATTTACAAGTTTTCGGTACATAAATAA
- a CDS encoding glycoside hydrolase family 2 protein, whose amino-acid sequence MKNFLILSLLLAFLTTEVCAQWKPAGDKIKTQWANKINTSAVLPEYPRPIMERNEWKNLNGLWEYAITDLGGNVPAHFDGQILVPFAVESSLSGVGQRVGAKKELWYSRSFEVPVAWKNKNVLLHFGAVDWKADIWVNDVKVGSHTGGFTPFSFDITAALSGKGNNKLVVKVWDPTDEGYQPRGKQVNNPEGIWYTPVTGIWQTVWLEPVTARHIEELRITPDIDQHLLTVKAHLNMRAPSDLIEVNVYDGNQLVATGKSINDEAVVIPMPEDAKLWSPDFPFLYTLKVMLKSGNKVLDQVNSYAAMRKYSTKRDANGIVRLELNNQPLFQFGPLDQGWWPDGLYTAPTDEALVYDIQKTKDLGFNMIRKHIKVEPARWYTHCDQLGIIVWQDMPSGDRNPEWQNRKYFEGTEKKRSAVSEACYRKEWKEIMDCLYSYPCIGTWVPFNEAWGQFKTPEIAEWTKEYDPTRLVNPASGGNHYTCGDMLDLHNYPAPEMYLYDAQRANVLGEYGGIGWVVKNHIWEPDRNWGYIQFNSSKEVTDEYIKYTDMLYDLITRGFSAAVYTQTTDVEVEVNGLMTYDRKVIKVDEKRVREANARICKSLK is encoded by the coding sequence ATGAAGAATTTTCTTATCTTATCTCTGTTGTTAGCCTTTTTGACTACGGAAGTATGTGCGCAGTGGAAACCGGCTGGTGACAAGATCAAAACACAGTGGGCAAATAAAATAAATACCTCTGCCGTATTGCCTGAATATCCACGTCCTATAATGGAACGTAATGAATGGAAGAACTTGAATGGTTTGTGGGAGTATGCTATCACCGATTTGGGAGGAAATGTTCCGGCGCATTTTGACGGGCAGATTTTGGTACCTTTTGCAGTGGAATCTTCTTTATCAGGTGTGGGACAAAGAGTCGGTGCAAAAAAGGAATTATGGTATTCCCGTTCATTTGAAGTGCCTGTTGCTTGGAAAAATAAAAATGTATTACTTCATTTCGGTGCTGTGGACTGGAAAGCAGATATTTGGGTAAATGATGTGAAGGTTGGTAGTCATACTGGTGGTTTTACTCCGTTTTCTTTTGATATCACTGCAGCGTTGTCTGGTAAGGGAAATAATAAATTAGTAGTAAAAGTTTGGGACCCTACGGATGAAGGGTATCAGCCTAGAGGTAAACAGGTAAATAATCCGGAGGGTATTTGGTATACTCCTGTGACTGGCATTTGGCAGACTGTTTGGCTGGAACCGGTTACTGCCAGGCATATTGAAGAACTTCGAATCACACCGGATATTGACCAACACTTACTGACTGTAAAAGCCCATTTGAATATGAGGGCACCTTCCGATCTGATTGAAGTAAACGTATATGACGGCAATCAGTTGGTTGCCACTGGGAAAAGTATTAATGATGAGGCTGTGGTCATACCTATGCCGGAAGATGCTAAATTATGGAGTCCTGATTTTCCTTTTTTGTATACTTTAAAGGTCATGTTGAAAAGCGGTAATAAAGTATTGGATCAGGTGAACAGTTATGCAGCTATGCGCAAATACTCTACGAAACGTGATGCTAATGGAATTGTACGTTTAGAACTGAATAACCAACCTTTGTTCCAGTTCGGACCATTGGATCAGGGATGGTGGCCTGATGGATTGTATACCGCTCCCACTGATGAGGCTTTAGTATATGATATACAAAAGACTAAAGACTTAGGATTCAATATGATACGTAAACATATTAAAGTGGAACCGGCCCGTTGGTATACTCATTGTGATCAATTGGGAATTATTGTGTGGCAGGATATGCCTAGCGGTGATCGTAATCCGGAGTGGCAGAACCGCAAATATTTTGAAGGTACGGAAAAAAAGCGTTCGGCGGTTTCTGAGGCTTGTTACCGTAAAGAATGGAAAGAAATTATGGATTGCTTGTATTCTTATCCATGTATCGGAACATGGGTTCCGTTCAATGAGGCATGGGGGCAATTCAAGACTCCGGAAATTGCAGAATGGACTAAAGAATATGATCCGACCCGTCTGGTAAATCCTGCAAGTGGAGGCAACCATTATACTTGTGGCGATATGCTTGACTTGCATAATTATCCTGCTCCCGAAATGTATCTGTATGATGCCCAGCGAGCGAATGTTTTGGGAGAGTACGGTGGTATCGGTTGGGTAGTGAAAAATCATATCTGGGAACCGGATCGTAACTGGGGATATATACAGTTTAATTCTTCCAAAGAGGTAACTGATGAGTATATAAAATATACAGATATGCTTTATGACCTGATAACCAGGGGATTCTCGGCGGCTGTTTATACTCAGACTACGGATGTGGAGGTGGAAGTGAACGGACTGATGACTTATGATCGTAAGGTGATTAAAGTAGATGAAAAACGAGTGAGAGAAGCCAACGCACGTATCTGTAAATCATTAAAGTAA